Proteins from one Ipomoea triloba cultivar NCNSP0323 chromosome 1, ASM357664v1 genomic window:
- the LOC116001744 gene encoding putative methyltransferase C9orf114 homolog — protein MGKKRTEREAEVELAQNAGNINKNDLELKLVNGDRDEKRREKKKKKKKEERSERVVEAQDTEKSRPEIESEVVNSDSKDKKKKKEKLKERNDAVSNELPTVSIALPGSIIDNAQSLELATRLAGQIARAVTIFRIDEVVVFDNMGNSQDSSGVLSEDNLDENESGAAFLLMILRYMETPQYLRKSLFPMHNNLRFVGSLPPLDAPHHLRKHEWAPYREGVTLRDRHPNSGGTLVDVGLSKHVQIDQVIDPGKRVTVSMGTDRNLDSDLPHQVVSSSTPREEAGMYWGYRVRYASNISSVFKNCPYKGGYDHLIGTSEHGITIKSSELSLPSFRHLLIAFGGLAGLEECIEEDSSLKGKNAQDIFDQYLNTCPHQGSRTIRTEEAILISLQYFQEPINRVLGES, from the exons ATGGGAAAGAAGAGAACCGAAAGAGAAGCCGAAGTAGAGCTGGCTCAAAATGCAGGCAATATCAATAAGAACGATCTTGAGCTCAAGCTTGTTAATGGCGACCGCGATGAGAAAAGAagggagaaaaagaagaagaagaagaaagaggagaGAAGCGAACGAGTAGTGGAAGCACAGGATACAGAGAAAAGTAGACCTGAGATTGAATCAGAGGTTGTGAATAGTGATTCCAaagacaagaagaagaaaaaggaaaaattgaaggaaaggAATGACGCCGTTTCAAATGAACTGCCTACAGTCTCCATTGCCCTCCCTGGATCCATTATCGACAATGCACAGTCCTTGGAACTGGCCACCCGA CTGGCTGGCCAAATTGCTCGAGCTGTAACCATTTTCAGGATAGATGAG GTTGTTGTATTTGACAACATGGGCAATTCACAAGATAGTTCTGGTGTACTTTCAGAGGATAATTTAGATGAGAATGAAAGTGGTGCAGCATTTCTTTTGATGATTTTGAGGTATATGGAGACACCACAGTATCTAAGAAAGAGTCTGTTTCCCATGCATAACAATTTAAGATTTGTG GGTTCATTACCCCCACTTGATGCCCCACATCATTTGCGGAAGCATGAATGGGCTCCATACCGAGAAG GTGTCACACTAAGGGATCGGCATCCAAATTCTGGAGGAACACTGGTCGATGTGGGGCTTAGCAAG CATGTACAGATTGATCAAGTCATTGACCCAGGTAAAAGGGTGACAGTGTCAATGGGAACAGACCGTAATTTGGATTCAG ACCTACCACACCAAGTTGTTTCTTCTTCCACACCAAGGGAAGAGGCAGGGATGTATTGGGGTTATAGAGTGCGGTATGCTTCCAATATTAGTTCAGTATTCAAGAATTGCCCGTATAAG GGAGGCTATGATCATCTGATTGGTACCTCGGAACATGGTATTACTATCAAGTCTTCTGAACTTAGTTTGCCATCATTCAG ACACCTATTAATTGCTTTTGGTGGGCTTGCGGGCTTGGAGGAGTGTATTGAAGAGGACAGTAGTTTAAAG GGTAAAAATGCGCAAGATATATTTGATCAATATTTGAACACATGTCCACATCAAGGAAGTAGAACAATCCGAACAGAG GAAGCCATCTTGATATCTCTGCAGTATTTTCAAGAACCAATCAACCGGGTTTTGGGAGAGAGCTAG